A stretch of the Dioscorea cayenensis subsp. rotundata cultivar TDr96_F1 chromosome 4, TDr96_F1_v2_PseudoChromosome.rev07_lg8_w22 25.fasta, whole genome shotgun sequence genome encodes the following:
- the LOC120258193 gene encoding photosystem I reaction center subunit VI, chloroplastic-like, with translation MASLATLAAVQPVTIKGLGGSSITGTKLIVKPFSSSLIKRSRSSGAVVAKYGEKSVYFDLDDIGNTTGQWDVYGSDAPSPYNPLQSKFFETFAAPFTKRGLLLKFLILGGGFTIGYFGATVSGDILPIKKGPQLPPQPGPRGKI, from the exons ATGGCCTCCTTAGCAACACTGGCTGCCGTGCAGCCAGTCACCATCAAAGGCCTCGGGGGAAGCTCAATCACAGGTACAAAGCTCATCGTCAAGCCTTTTTCTTCCAGCCTCATCAAGCGCAGCag ATCTTCAGGTGCAGTTGTTGCAAAGTACGGCGAGAAGAGTGTTTATTTCGATCTCGATGACATTGGTAACACTACTGGCCAGTGGGATGTTTATGGCTCCGACGCACCTTCACCGTATAATCCTCTTCAG AGCAAGTTTTTCGAGACGTTTGCAGCTCCATTCACTAAAAGAGGTCTTCTTTTAAAGTTCTTGATCTTGGGTGGTGGCTTCACAATTGGCTACTTTGGCGCTACTGTCTCCGGTGACATACTACCAATCAAGAAGGGGCCACAACTCCCGCCACAGCCCGGGCCTCGTGGCAAGATATAA